From a single Oceaniferula flava genomic region:
- the rpsN gene encoding 30S ribosomal protein S14: protein MAKKSWIARNKRKQATVAKYADLRKQLKEEKDYVGLSMLPRDASPTRVVNRCEHTGRRHGFLRRFKLSRISFRELASHGMIPGVTKSSW from the coding sequence ATGGCTAAGAAATCATGGATCGCGCGCAACAAGCGCAAACAAGCAACTGTCGCTAAATATGCAGACCTGCGTAAGCAGCTCAAAGAAGAGAAGGACTACGTTGGTCTCAGCATGCTCCCTCGCGATGCAAGTCCCACACGCGTGGTGAACCGTTGCGAGCACACTGGTCGTCGTCACGGATTCCTCCGTCGTTTCAAGCTCTCACGTATTTCCTTCCGTGAGCTTGCTTCACACGGCATGATCCCCGGCGTGACAAAGTCCAGCTGGTAA
- a CDS encoding FmdB family zinc ribbon protein has translation MPLYDYISLHPDDPEKSCRVCSRGFELRRPIDRPALEVCPLCRHEVKKLISRVNTPKITKPFSVTDAKKAGFTVLEKRDEGVYERQ, from the coding sequence ATGCCCCTATACGACTACATTTCACTTCATCCCGACGACCCTGAAAAGAGTTGTCGCGTATGTTCGCGGGGCTTTGAATTACGTCGTCCGATTGATCGGCCGGCTCTTGAAGTCTGCCCGCTTTGCCGCCATGAGGTGAAGAAACTGATTAGTCGGGTAAACACTCCCAAAATCACCAAGCCTTTTTCTGTGACCGATGCCAAGAAGGCCGGCTTCACCGTGTTGGAAAAGCGCGATGAGGGGGTGTATGAACGCCAGTAA